In Glycine max cultivar Williams 82 chromosome 7, Glycine_max_v4.0, whole genome shotgun sequence, a single window of DNA contains:
- the LOC100783746 gene encoding transcription factor EGL1 — protein sequence MANNGSPKHKKMQKNLCTQLAVAVRSTQWSYGIFWAPSTTEERVLEWREGYYNGDIKTRKTVQAMELEMKADKIGLQRSEQLKELYKFLLAGEADPQTKRPSAALAPEDLSDLEWYYLVCMSFVFNHNQSLPGRALEIGDTVWLCNAQHADSKIFSRSLLAKSASVQTVVCFPYQKGVIEIGTTELVTEDPSLIQHVKACFLEISKPTCSDKSSSVLDKPHDDKYPTCTKGDQRVLEAMALENPCSLEENIKFDHDPINELQDGNNEDSNMDSPDGCQHHFPMDGSMIEGINGVPSQVHFVNEALVIGAPDSLSSCDCMSEASENQGNDSKNVDQTQLMELQYCHKPKRSSMDVGADEDLCYIRTLCAILGNSSTFKPNPYAGNSNCKSSFAKWKKGRVSERKRPKLHQSMLKKTLFNVPFMHRSYSSLKSQKENGRMKWTSKLENANDGFMEKTFSDKKRENKNFHVVKPMVPSSISEVEKISILGDTIKYLKKLETRVEELESYMEVTDPEARIRRKCPDVPEQMSDNYGTRKICMGMKPWVNKRKACGIDEIDTELERIVSEESKVLDVKVNVKEQEVLIEMKCPYREYILYDIMDTINNLHLDAQTVESSTSDGVLTLTLKSKFRGAATAPTRMIKEALWKVSGNT from the exons atggccaacaACGGGAGTCCAAAGCATAAGAAGATGCAAAAGAACCTATGCACACAACTAGCTGTTGCAGTGAGAAGCACTCAATGGAGCTATGGTATTTTCTGGGCACCTTCAACCACTGAAGAAAG GGTATTGGAATGGAGGGAAGGGTACTATAATGGAGACATTAAGACAAGAAAGACAGTCCAAGCCATGGAATTGGAAATGAAGGCTGATAAAATAGGACTGCAGAGGAGTGAGCAACTGAAGGAACTGTACAAGTTTCTTCTTGCAGGTGAAGCTGATCCACAAACTAAAAGGCCTTCTGCTGCATTAGCTCCAGAGGACCTCTCAGATTTGGAGTGGTATTACTTGGTTTGCATGTCCTTTGTTTTCAATCACAACCAAAG TTTGCCTGGAAGAGCACTAGAAATTGGTGACACTGTCTGGTTATGCAATGCTCAACATGCTGATAGTAAAATTTTCTCTCGTTCTTTGCTAGCAAAG AGTGCGTCAGTTCAG ACCGTGGTGTGTTTTCCCTATCAGAAAGGCGTTATTGAGATAGGCACAACTGAACTG GTTACTGAGGATCCTAGTCTCATACAACATGTCAAGGCTTGCTTCTTAGAAATCTCAAAGCCTACATGCTCTGATAAATCTTCCTCTGTCCTTGATAAGCCACATGATGACAAATATCCAACATGCACCAAGGGTGACCAAAGGGTGTTAGAAGCAATGGCTCTGGAGAACCCATGTTCCCTTgaagaaaatatcaaatttgatcATGACCCCATCAATGAATTGCAAGATGGCAACAACGAAGATTCTAACATGGATTCTCCTGATGGTTGTCAGCATCATTTCCCTATGGATGGATCCATGATTGAGGGTATCAATGGTGTGCCATCTCAAGTTCATTTTGTGAATGAAGCCTTAGTCATTGGTGCTCCAGATTCTTTGAGTTCTTGTGATTGTATGTCTGAGGCTTCTGAGAACCAAGGCAATGATTCCAAGAATGTAGACCAAACTCAACTTATGGAACTTCAATATTGCCATAAACCAAAGAGAAGCTCCATGGATGTTGGAGCTGATGAGGACTTGTGCTACATAAGAACACTTTGTGCTATTTTGGGGAACTCATCAACTTTTAAACCAAACCCTTATGCTGGTAACTCAAATTGCAAATCTAGTTTTGCGAAATGGAAGAAAGGGAGAGTTTCTGAAAGGAAGAGGCCAAAGTTGCACCAAAGCATGTTAAAGAAGACTTTGTTTAATGTCCCTTTTATGCATAGAAGTTACTCTTCTCTCAAGTCACAAAAAGAGAATGGCAGAATGAAATGGACTAGTAAATTGGAAAATGCTAATGATGGTTTCATGGAGAAAACATTCTctgataagaaaagagaaaataaaaactttcaTGTTGTCAAACCAATGGTTCCATCTTCTATAAGTGAG GTagaaaaaatttcaattctTGGAGACACAATTAAGTACTTGAAAAAGCTTGAGACAAGAGTGGAAGAGCTAGAATCTTACATGGAAGTTACAGACCCTGAAGCAAGAATCAGGAGAAAATGCCCTGATGTTCCAGAGCAGATGTCAGATAACTATGGCACCAGAAAGATTTGCATGGGAATGAAACCTTGGGTGAACAAGAGGAAGGCTTGTGGTATTGATGAGATAGACACAGAGCTAGAAAGAATTGTTTCTGAAGAATCAAAGGTTTTGGATGTGAAAGTCAATGTGAAGGAGCAGGAGGTTCTGATTGAGATGAAATGTCCTTACAGGGAATACATACTGTATGACATCATGGATACCATTAACAACCTACATTTAGATGCTCAAACAGTTGAATCATCAACAAGTGATGGTGTTCTCACATTGACACTTAAATCTAAG ttTCGAGGAGCAGCAACAGCACCAACGAGGATGATCAAAGAAGCACTCTGGAAAGTATCTGGAAATACTTGA